One genomic region from Candidatus Poribacteria bacterium encodes:
- a CDS encoding dUTP diphosphatase encodes MKVNIKRIDKTLPLPKYETAGSVGFDLICRESAEIAPHTIVLIPANVIVETPPGYMLMVCSRSSTPRKFGLMVPQGVGIVDNDYCGEEDELQIQVYNFTDSVVKVERGSRIAQAIFVRVDTAEWNEVEEMSAASRGGFGSTDR; translated from the coding sequence ATGAAAGTTAATATCAAACGTATAGACAAGACACTTCCATTGCCGAAATACGAAACCGCCGGTTCCGTGGGTTTCGATCTGATTTGTCGAGAATCCGCAGAGATTGCCCCACACACCATCGTCCTGATCCCCGCGAACGTCATCGTTGAAACACCCCCCGGTTATATGCTGATGGTATGTTCACGAAGCAGCACACCGCGTAAATTCGGCTTGATGGTGCCGCAAGGTGTAGGGATCGTCGACAACGACTACTGTGGTGAAGAGGACGAATTGCAAATTCAGGTTTATAATTTCACAGATAGCGTTGTTAAGGTTGAAAGAGGGAGCCGCATTGCACAAGCCATTTTTGTGCGCGTAGATACAGCAGAATGGAACGAGGTCGAAGAGATGTCCGCAGCCTCCAGAGGCGGCTTCGGTAGCACAGACCGGTAG